In the Leptolyngbya sp. FACHB-261 genome, one interval contains:
- a CDS encoding cyclopropane-fatty-acyl-phospholipid synthase family protein: protein MIQTTLNLQTAPGYQVLAAAGKTVLRPGGRAATEQLFQWANFKPGETVLELAPGSGNTAIDLAKRYGVTVMGIERNPDSVAIAQAKIRAAGLEDRVQIIQGNILHLESITQRFDYVLAEAILTMQSSTGRDKILQTVREHLKPNGKLLSHEIVAHQNLEQIHQDLARAIRVNSTPLTEPCWIETCTRAGLKVTHSKNGPTGLLNPAQLLRDEGIIATARIAWNVLTQPDIRNRVLHMRHVFNQHRQNMGYIVLCAVLEA from the coding sequence ATGATTCAAACCACGCTTAATCTACAAACGGCCCCAGGCTATCAAGTTCTAGCTGCCGCAGGCAAAACCGTTCTGCGTCCAGGTGGACGAGCCGCAACCGAGCAATTGTTTCAATGGGCCAACTTTAAACCTGGAGAAACAGTCCTGGAGCTGGCCCCCGGCTCAGGCAACACTGCTATCGATTTGGCAAAACGCTATGGCGTCACTGTGATGGGCATCGAAAGAAATCCTGATAGCGTTGCCATTGCCCAAGCCAAGATACGGGCTGCTGGATTAGAGGATCGGGTTCAAATCATCCAAGGCAACATCTTGCATCTGGAGTCAATCACTCAGCGGTTTGACTATGTGTTAGCAGAAGCAATTCTGACCATGCAATCCAGCACTGGTAGAGACAAGATTTTGCAGACAGTGCGTGAGCACCTCAAGCCCAACGGTAAGCTGCTCAGCCACGAAATAGTAGCGCATCAAAATCTAGAGCAGATTCATCAAGACTTGGCACGCGCAATTCGGGTCAATTCAACCCCTCTAACAGAGCCCTGCTGGATCGAGACTTGCACTCGTGCTGGACTGAAGGTTACTCACAGCAAGAACGGCCCAACGGGATTGCTGAATCCAGCCCAGCTGCTGCGGGATGAGGGCATTATCGCTACAGCTCGGATTGCCTGGAATGTGCTGACTCAGCCTGATATTCGTAACCGGGTTCTGCACATGCGGCATGTGTTTAATCAACACCGCCAGAATATGGGCTACATCGTACTTTGCGCAGTTTTAGAAGCGTAG
- a CDS encoding transposase produces MTITSEHATAAQVQALARLYFETNPAQISGETIVELCDWLMSEFQSLPLNLEFSDYERYSNETEMFADIEQEHLWVSADSYDSSIYPNPIYGFIFQALHDYDHYLTDSDFSLKGEITSYNAIAKRAPSLEIQKILYSEIVLRSAAYLDQGQAPSPKIVFP; encoded by the coding sequence ATGACAATCACCTCAGAACATGCAACCGCAGCCCAAGTGCAAGCTCTCGCTAGGCTCTACTTTGAAACCAATCCTGCCCAAATTTCTGGCGAAACCATCGTGGAACTCTGCGATTGGCTGATGAGCGAATTTCAAAGTCTGCCGCTAAATCTAGAGTTCTCAGACTACGAGCGGTACAGCAATGAAACAGAGATGTTCGCCGACATTGAGCAAGAGCATCTTTGGGTCTCTGCTGACAGCTACGATAGCAGCATTTATCCTAATCCTATTTATGGATTTATCTTTCAGGCACTACATGACTATGACCACTATTTGACCGATAGTGACTTCAGCCTAAAAGGGGAGATAACTAGCTACAATGCCATAGCAAAACGTGCCCCTAGCTTAGAGATTCAGAAGATTCTGTACTCTGAGATTGTGCTACGCTCAGCTGCCTATCTTGATCAGGGACAGGCACCCTCACCGAAGATTGTCTTTCCTTAA
- a CDS encoding Crp/Fnr family transcriptional regulator yields the protein MAAAFVSGNPTMLVTTEQLRQISIFSQLEPEQLEQLQAHTAVKSYSRGEIVFHERDRLPAKLFAVLSGLIQIKKTASTGKETILRTLATGEIFAAPALFGDGISPATVVTEQDCQVLTVERAALLALIQQTPEVALRIMVVLTDRLQHLHSTVHGLVSERAIVRLARFIQTEATEQGTTVTDQGLCLRSRLPYYQVARSIGITYEECVRLFKQLQAVMSYQRGGKILLLDPDKLNTIARGDYEL from the coding sequence ATGGCTGCGGCTTTTGTTTCTGGCAACCCAACTATGCTGGTCACGACTGAGCAACTCCGACAAATCTCAATCTTTTCTCAGCTTGAACCCGAGCAGCTGGAGCAATTGCAAGCTCATACGGCTGTGAAGTCCTATTCACGGGGCGAAATAGTGTTTCATGAAAGAGATCGCTTGCCTGCCAAGCTGTTCGCGGTCCTTAGTGGCCTGATCCAGATCAAAAAAACAGCTTCAACGGGTAAAGAAACGATTTTGCGGACACTGGCTACTGGGGAGATTTTTGCAGCACCCGCTTTGTTTGGCGATGGGATTTCCCCAGCCACAGTGGTCACAGAACAAGATTGTCAAGTTCTCACGGTTGAGCGAGCTGCCCTGCTCGCTCTGATTCAGCAAACGCCAGAGGTAGCCCTACGGATTATGGTGGTGCTGACTGATCGGCTCCAGCATCTCCACAGCACGGTACATGGCTTGGTCTCGGAGCGGGCAATTGTACGCTTAGCTCGATTCATTCAAACCGAGGCTACCGAGCAAGGTACAACGGTGACTGATCAAGGACTGTGTTTGCGTTCGCGCCTGCCCTACTACCAAGTCGCTCGTAGTATTGGCATTACTTATGAGGAGTGTGTGCGTTTGTTCAAGCAACTGCAAGCAGTGATGAGCTATCAACGAGGCGGTAAGATTCTACTGCTCGATCCAGACAAGCTCAATACAATTGCCAGAGGTGACTATGAGCTTTGA
- a CDS encoding prohibitin family protein: MLILLLVFLLSSFFVIVNAGERGVLMQFGRVQEKVLGEGIHLVVPLVHTVKKLTVRVQNQEISAEASSRDLQNVFTDVALNWHIVPAEANAIFQTIGDEAAVVQRIINPAVEEVLKAVMAKYTAEEIITKRGEVKAGVDHGLTARLSTYYIAVDDISLVHVHFSQRFSDAVEAKQIAEQEAKRAEFVALKATKEAETRVNLAKGEAESQRLLRENLTPELLQKLAIEKWNGGLPLVVGDDATKLLNLNQFVKPTQK; encoded by the coding sequence ATGCTCATTTTGCTTCTAGTTTTTCTGCTCTCTAGTTTCTTTGTGATTGTCAACGCAGGAGAACGAGGCGTTTTGATGCAGTTCGGCAGAGTACAAGAGAAAGTCTTGGGAGAAGGAATTCACCTGGTTGTTCCTCTAGTGCATACGGTAAAAAAGCTGACTGTCAGAGTGCAAAACCAAGAGATTTCGGCTGAAGCCTCTTCCCGGGACCTGCAAAACGTCTTTACAGATGTGGCTCTGAACTGGCATATCGTTCCAGCAGAAGCCAACGCCATTTTTCAGACCATTGGGGATGAAGCTGCCGTGGTTCAGCGAATTATCAACCCCGCGGTAGAAGAAGTTCTAAAGGCTGTAATGGCGAAATACACAGCAGAAGAAATCATCACTAAGCGAGGCGAAGTAAAAGCTGGGGTAGATCATGGATTGACAGCGCGTTTATCTACTTATTACATTGCCGTAGATGATATTTCGCTAGTTCATGTCCACTTCTCACAACGATTCAGCGATGCCGTAGAAGCCAAACAAATTGCTGAGCAAGAGGCCAAACGAGCAGAATTCGTTGCTCTGAAGGCGACTAAAGAGGCTGAAACCAGAGTCAATCTAGCGAAAGGAGAAGCTGAGTCGCAAAGGTTGCTGCGTGAGAATTTGACGCCTGAACTTCTACAAAAGCTAGCCATAGAAAAGTGGAATGGTGGCTTGCCCTTAGTGGTGGGAGACGACGCGACGAAACTATTAAATTTAAATCAGTTTGTAAAACCTACCCAGAAATGA
- a CDS encoding LysR family transcriptional regulator: MRLDQLRIFLTVAQQLHFTRAAELLYITQPAVSAAIQSLEEEYSVKLFHRIGRQVEITEPGRFLQVEAQRILDQVALMERGLRELNDLQWGELRLGSSLTIGNYWLPDKINQFKRQYPGIFVNCTLANTEEICAGTATGLFDLGLVEGEVQPSLESSLEQDIVGSDRLQIVVGKSHPWFERESISLTDLSTTAWVMREPGSGTQQRFEQALCSWGIEPTELDVILVLSSGEMVKAIVEGGVGAAAISELMVHKELQLSTLRAIPVVDNRTRAKVPAEIVRPFLKLKHRQRFQTRLSKVFEQMLTSDTHQLSRVATS; encoded by the coding sequence ATGAGGCTTGACCAGTTACGAATTTTTCTCACCGTGGCACAGCAGCTACATTTCACGCGTGCTGCAGAATTGCTCTACATTACTCAACCAGCAGTCAGTGCTGCCATTCAGAGCTTAGAGGAAGAATACAGCGTAAAACTGTTCCATCGGATTGGCCGCCAAGTGGAGATCACTGAGCCTGGAAGATTTCTCCAAGTGGAAGCGCAGCGGATTCTCGATCAAGTTGCGCTAATGGAGCGGGGCTTGCGGGAGTTGAACGATTTGCAATGGGGCGAATTAAGACTTGGGTCGAGTCTCACAATTGGCAACTACTGGCTACCTGACAAAATAAACCAGTTTAAACGTCAATACCCAGGTATTTTCGTAAACTGTACCCTAGCTAACACGGAAGAAATTTGTGCAGGGACAGCGACAGGCTTGTTTGATTTGGGCTTGGTAGAAGGGGAAGTTCAGCCTTCATTGGAAAGCAGTTTGGAGCAGGACATTGTTGGGAGCGACCGCTTACAAATTGTTGTTGGCAAATCTCATCCTTGGTTTGAGCGCGAAAGCATTTCTCTAACTGACCTTAGCACTACAGCTTGGGTTATGCGAGAGCCGGGTTCCGGGACACAGCAAAGATTTGAGCAAGCCTTATGCAGTTGGGGTATTGAGCCTACTGAACTCGATGTGATCTTGGTTTTGAGCAGTGGCGAGATGGTGAAGGCAATTGTGGAAGGCGGCGTAGGCGCAGCTGCTATCTCAGAATTAATGGTGCACAAAGAGCTTCAGCTTTCTACCCTCCGAGCTATTCCAGTAGTCGATAACCGAACCAGGGCTAAGGTGCCGGCTGAAATTGTTCGCCCTTTTTTGAAACTGAAGCACCGGCAACGCTTTCAGACCCGGTTATCAAAGGTCTTTGAGCAAATGCTGACTTCGGACACCCATCAGCTTAGCCGGGTAGCTACCTCTTGA
- a CDS encoding sulfate/molybdate ABC transporter ATP-binding protein — translation MSISVENVSRQFGSFQAVDNVSLEIESDSLVALLGPSGSGKSTLLRLISGLEQPDRGKIRLEGEDITHRQVSERGIGFVFQHYALFKHMTIRQNIGYGLRIRKAPKAKIQRRVDELLELVQLKGLENRFPSQLSGGQRQRVALARALAVEPRVLLLDEPFGALDAKVRKELRAWLRRLHDEVHVTTIFVTHDQEEAMEVADKIVVMNQGRVEQVGTATEIYDQPATPFVMSFVGPVNVLPSNSGIFRNNGFEATDEQIFLRPHDVLIQTKPGEAFAPAQVSRIAHLGWEVQVELEAGGQALTAFVTRDDFHNLQLQPRQHVYIKPRKAKAFSLATAATAR, via the coding sequence ATGAGTATCTCGGTAGAAAATGTTTCCAGGCAGTTTGGTTCCTTCCAGGCGGTAGACAATGTCAGTTTAGAGATTGAAAGCGATTCTTTGGTTGCTCTATTAGGGCCATCTGGCTCTGGAAAGTCAACTTTATTGCGTTTGATCTCAGGCTTAGAACAGCCAGATAGGGGCAAGATACGGCTGGAGGGAGAGGACATTACTCACCGTCAAGTCAGTGAGCGAGGCATTGGCTTTGTGTTTCAGCATTATGCCCTGTTTAAACACATGACCATTCGCCAGAATATTGGCTACGGTCTTAGAATTCGCAAAGCCCCTAAAGCGAAGATTCAGAGACGCGTCGATGAGCTGCTAGAACTGGTGCAGCTTAAGGGTCTAGAAAACCGTTTTCCTTCGCAACTCTCAGGCGGACAACGGCAGCGGGTAGCTTTAGCAAGAGCCCTAGCGGTTGAGCCCCGAGTTTTGCTCTTGGACGAACCATTTGGTGCCTTGGATGCCAAAGTCCGGAAAGAACTGCGGGCTTGGCTGCGACGTCTGCACGATGAAGTCCATGTCACCACGATTTTTGTGACCCATGACCAAGAAGAAGCCATGGAAGTTGCTGACAAAATTGTGGTGATGAACCAGGGCAGGGTTGAGCAAGTTGGTACAGCAACCGAGATCTATGATCAGCCAGCCACTCCCTTTGTCATGAGCTTTGTTGGGCCAGTAAATGTGCTGCCAAGTAATTCTGGTATCTTCCGCAACAACGGTTTTGAAGCAACTGACGAGCAGATCTTCCTAAGACCGCACGATGTTCTGATTCAAACCAAACCAGGAGAAGCATTTGCTCCAGCGCAGGTTAGCCGAATTGCGCATTTAGGCTGGGAAGTTCAAGTTGAGTTGGAAGCAGGAGGTCAGGCGCTCACCGCCTTTGTGACCCGTGATGACTTTCACAACCTTCAGCTTCAACCTCGCCAGCATGTTTATATCAAACCTCGCAAAGCAAAGGCGTTCTCCTTAGCAACCGCAGCAACCGCTAGATAG
- a CDS encoding tetratricopeptide repeat protein — translation MLRDTQGLEVTTNSPEAVGAINQFADQLLGYGNRPEIILSAVEADPTSVLANTHAAALHLFAENGSAASEAEPYLQAARQQLANANQREKLYFSAIESWAQAEVDRALVYHEQLAEQFPRDLVSVQIGQYHYFNLGQSQGLLQLIEKVLPANRENHYIHGMLAFGLEQCHRLDEAEVAGRRATEMNRQDPWAHHAVAHVMETQGRLDEGIAWMESLADTWENCGTFYTHNWWHVALYYLDREDLQSALRVYDRHVWGRACKEYSQCQIDAIALLLRLELRGVEVGNRWQEISAYLSNRLHEHVLPFLDLQYLYALARSGQDEQATEMLKSLQTYAAQAKPYIRPAWAEVAAPMARGLVAHARGDWSTASAEIQTALPRLQEIGGSHAQRDLFEQVYLDTLLRLEHNAQARVMLEKRARTRNQIPAIQRALATTYQKSGLQDAAEQAARRAEELSRR, via the coding sequence ATGCTGAGGGATACTCAGGGACTCGAAGTCACGACGAACTCACCAGAAGCCGTAGGGGCCATCAATCAGTTTGCTGACCAGTTGTTGGGTTATGGCAATCGCCCAGAAATTATTTTGAGTGCTGTTGAGGCAGATCCAACCTCTGTGTTGGCCAATACGCATGCAGCGGCCCTTCACCTCTTCGCGGAGAATGGCAGTGCAGCAAGCGAAGCAGAACCTTATCTCCAAGCAGCCCGTCAACAGTTAGCCAATGCCAATCAGCGCGAAAAGCTCTATTTCTCGGCAATTGAGTCTTGGGCGCAAGCAGAGGTAGACCGGGCACTGGTTTACCATGAGCAGCTCGCAGAGCAATTTCCTCGGGATCTAGTCTCCGTCCAAATCGGGCAGTATCACTACTTCAACTTGGGTCAATCTCAGGGCTTGCTTCAGCTGATCGAAAAGGTTCTACCTGCTAATCGGGAAAATCACTACATCCATGGCATGTTGGCTTTTGGCCTAGAGCAATGCCATCGCTTAGACGAAGCAGAGGTGGCTGGGCGACGGGCAACCGAAATGAACCGTCAGGATCCCTGGGCCCATCACGCTGTGGCTCACGTCATGGAAACCCAAGGACGGCTGGATGAAGGGATCGCCTGGATGGAATCTCTAGCCGACACCTGGGAGAACTGCGGCACGTTTTATACCCACAACTGGTGGCATGTAGCCCTCTACTACCTCGATCGCGAAGATCTTCAGAGCGCTTTGCGCGTATATGACCGACATGTTTGGGGCCGAGCTTGCAAAGAGTATTCACAATGTCAGATTGATGCTATTGCCCTCCTGTTGCGTCTAGAACTGCGCGGCGTGGAGGTTGGCAATCGCTGGCAGGAAATAAGCGCTTACCTGAGCAATCGTCTTCACGAACATGTTCTGCCGTTTCTCGATTTGCAATATCTTTATGCGCTAGCTCGCTCAGGTCAGGATGAGCAGGCTACTGAAATGCTCAAGAGCTTACAAACCTACGCAGCTCAAGCTAAGCCCTATATTCGACCTGCTTGGGCCGAAGTGGCGGCTCCTATGGCCCGAGGCCTGGTAGCTCATGCGCGAGGAGATTGGTCTACTGCTAGTGCCGAGATCCAAACAGCCCTACCCCGGTTGCAGGAGATTGGCGGTAGTCATGCCCAGCGAGACCTGTTTGAGCAGGTGTACTTAGATACTTTGCTTCGACTTGAGCACAATGCCCAAGCCCGGGTCATGCTCGAAAAGCGTGCGCGGACTCGCAACCAAATCCCAGCCATTCAGAGAGCCTTAGCGACTACCTATCAGAAGTCGGGCTTGCAGGATGCAGCTGAGCAAGCGGCTCGTCGAGCCGAAGAATTATCCCGTCGATAG
- a CDS encoding APC family permease, with protein MTNEVPLEQSSYGLKRECLSYREVLAQSVAVIAPTTTPAANMGLIFALSGNGTWLSFLLGMIGLVFVSININQFARRSASPGSLYSYIAKGLGPTARVLCGWGLILAYLFTGMSVLCGFANFGQALLSHIGIHTHIFTLLALGTGIAWYAGHRDIQLSAKAMLWLEGISVGLIAILGIIVWAHKGFVLDLSQFTLQGATPGGVAMGIVLVVFSFSGFESATSLGEEAQKPLENIPRSVMQSTLQAGFFFIVMAYIEVLGFSGSAADLSSTEEPLSFLAEQAGVGFLGTLISLGALLSFFACILACINPAARVLFTMSRHGLLHSALGKTHDANLTPHVAVMLSSLLTFLVPASMNLLGLKPFQSMGYLGTICTYGFLLVYILVSVAAPVYLRKIGKLRPVDIVFSGLAVGFMMLPVVGMIGIPGSSLFPVPEAPYNLFPYLVLLYLLAGSG; from the coding sequence ATGACCAACGAAGTGCCACTTGAGCAGAGTTCATATGGCTTAAAACGAGAATGTCTTTCCTACAGGGAGGTTCTAGCCCAGTCTGTTGCGGTGATTGCCCCGACCACAACGCCTGCCGCCAACATGGGCTTGATCTTCGCCCTCTCAGGGAACGGCACTTGGCTGAGTTTTCTGCTCGGCATGATCGGGCTAGTCTTCGTCAGCATTAACATCAATCAATTCGCTCGCCGGTCAGCTTCGCCCGGTTCACTCTATTCCTATATTGCTAAAGGCTTAGGCCCGACTGCACGTGTACTCTGTGGTTGGGGCTTGATTCTGGCCTACTTATTTACCGGCATGTCTGTATTGTGCGGATTTGCTAACTTTGGCCAAGCTTTGCTGAGCCACATTGGTATTCATACTCATATATTTACTCTCCTGGCTCTCGGTACAGGCATTGCCTGGTATGCAGGTCATCGAGATATTCAGCTATCAGCAAAGGCAATGTTGTGGCTAGAGGGAATTTCGGTTGGTCTCATCGCAATCTTAGGGATCATTGTCTGGGCTCATAAAGGCTTTGTGCTTGACCTATCCCAGTTCACTTTGCAAGGCGCAACTCCGGGTGGCGTAGCCATGGGAATTGTCCTGGTCGTGTTTAGCTTTTCTGGTTTTGAAAGCGCGACGTCTTTAGGGGAAGAGGCTCAAAAACCGCTCGAGAATATTCCTCGCTCGGTGATGCAAAGCACACTTCAGGCTGGCTTCTTCTTCATCGTCATGGCTTATATCGAAGTGTTGGGCTTTAGCGGTAGCGCCGCTGACCTGAGCAGCACTGAAGAGCCGCTCAGTTTTCTAGCGGAACAGGCAGGCGTAGGCTTTTTAGGCACACTAATCAGCTTGGGAGCCTTGCTCAGTTTCTTTGCTTGCATCCTGGCTTGCATTAATCCAGCAGCCCGAGTGTTATTCACAATGTCACGTCATGGTCTATTACACTCTGCCCTAGGTAAAACCCATGATGCTAATCTGACACCTCATGTGGCTGTTATGCTGTCCTCCCTGCTCACATTTTTGGTACCTGCCTCCATGAATCTGCTGGGGTTAAAACCCTTCCAAAGCATGGGCTATTTGGGGACGATTTGCACCTACGGCTTTCTGCTGGTGTATATCCTGGTCTCGGTTGCTGCACCTGTGTACCTGCGCAAGATTGGAAAATTGCGGCCAGTGGACATCGTGTTTTCTGGGCTAGCAGTTGGTTTCATGATGTTGCCCGTGGTGGGCATGATTGGGATTCCTGGTAGCAGCCTATTTCCGGTACCAGAGGCTCCTTATAATCTTTTTCCTTATCTAGTCTTGCTTTACTTGCTTGCAGGCAGTGGCTGA
- a CDS encoding cadmium resistance transporter, which yields MSGLSTAIPTGLTAFAATNLDDIVILLLFFSQVNAVFHRRHIVTGQYLGFGALVLASLPGFFSNLILPQPWVGLLGIIPVTIGISRLLDQGMDEVDEEEEPEPNEGSFLTSFVSPQTYSVAAVTFANGGDNIGIYVPLFASSTLESLIAILGVFFTLVGLWCYTAYRLTRLPAIADALARYGNQVVPFVLIGLGILILIESHTLESRGLTILALVASGFCLATLNRSNSQLPGLEKE from the coding sequence ATGAGCGGATTATCCACTGCAATTCCCACTGGTTTAACCGCCTTCGCAGCAACTAACCTTGACGATATTGTTATTCTGCTGCTGTTTTTTTCTCAGGTGAATGCAGTATTCCACCGTCGGCATATCGTCACTGGCCAGTATCTTGGTTTTGGTGCCTTGGTGCTTGCTAGTTTGCCCGGATTCTTTAGCAATCTCATCTTGCCTCAACCCTGGGTTGGCCTACTGGGCATAATTCCAGTCACGATCGGCATTAGCCGTTTGCTAGATCAAGGTATGGACGAAGTGGATGAGGAGGAAGAACCAGAACCCAACGAGGGGAGCTTCCTGACGAGTTTTGTCTCACCTCAAACCTACAGCGTCGCTGCTGTCACTTTCGCCAATGGGGGTGATAATATCGGCATCTATGTGCCACTCTTTGCCAGCAGTACCTTGGAGAGCTTGATTGCAATTCTCGGCGTATTCTTTACGCTTGTAGGACTGTGGTGTTACACCGCTTATCGATTAACTCGCTTGCCTGCCATCGCTGATGCCTTGGCTCGATACGGCAATCAAGTAGTGCCTTTTGTCTTAATTGGTCTAGGCATTCTGATTCTGATAGAGAGCCACACTTTGGAAAGCCGAGGGCTGACTATCCTGGCTTTGGTGGCTAGTGGTTTCTGCCTGGCCACTCTGAACAGAAGTAACAGCCAATTGCCTGGATTGGAGAAAGAGTGA
- a CDS encoding cadmium resistance transporter, giving the protein MSWLATAALAGVTSFVATNIDDIIILMLLFSQVNRVFRRRHIVAGQYLGFLALIMASLPGFFGGLVVPKAWISLLGLVPIGVGISQLISQRTEENEVQTVATSQSQWNRPKTTGSLTSTLSSLLSPQTYNVAAITIANGGDNVSIYTSLFASSDLPSLGIILGIFFLLIGVWCYVAYRSTHYPIIAELLTRHGRRTVPFVLIGLGIFILIESGSMSS; this is encoded by the coding sequence ATGAGTTGGTTGGCTACAGCCGCATTGGCAGGGGTAACGTCCTTTGTGGCTACCAACATTGACGACATCATTATTCTGATGCTGTTGTTTTCACAGGTGAATCGAGTCTTTCGCCGCCGCCATATCGTTGCTGGACAATATCTAGGCTTCTTAGCCCTGATTATGGCCAGCCTACCTGGTTTCTTTGGTGGCTTAGTGGTGCCAAAAGCCTGGATTAGTCTGTTAGGACTCGTTCCAATTGGTGTGGGAATCAGTCAACTTATCAGCCAGAGAACAGAGGAGAATGAAGTCCAGACTGTAGCAACGAGCCAGAGCCAATGGAACCGCCCCAAAACCACCGGCTCTTTGACATCTACTTTGTCTAGTTTGCTTTCCCCTCAGACCTACAATGTGGCTGCCATTACCATTGCGAATGGCGGAGATAATGTCAGCATTTACACCTCTTTGTTTGCCAGTAGCGATCTCCCGAGTTTAGGTATTATTTTAGGGATTTTCTTTTTGTTGATTGGAGTTTGGTGCTATGTTGCCTACCGATCAACTCACTATCCAATCATTGCTGAGCTCTTGACTCGCCACGGTCGCAGAACAGTGCCTTTTGTCTTGATTGGTCTGGGGATTTTCATTCTGATTGAAAGTGGTTCTATGAGTTCCTGA
- a CDS encoding YidH family protein, which yields MKVDVNDQEKAIEEPKRRNPSRVRDHLANERTYLAWMRTGIALMGFGVVIVRLRAFQPPLLPRPGTGWKLGLIFSLVGLVTVLLSTQHYFAVRRDIDEDTYEPADRWVIFFSIIVTLLGTGVIYFVFTAPLSPMSSVVFE from the coding sequence ATGAAAGTAGATGTAAATGATCAGGAAAAGGCTATAGAGGAACCCAAGAGGCGAAATCCGTCACGAGTTAGAGATCACTTAGCCAATGAACGGACCTACCTTGCCTGGATGCGGACTGGGATCGCCCTTATGGGCTTTGGCGTCGTCATTGTCCGCCTTCGTGCTTTTCAGCCCCCTCTTCTGCCTCGCCCCGGTACTGGTTGGAAACTGGGTTTAATCTTCTCTTTGGTGGGTTTAGTAACTGTGTTGCTCTCGACTCAGCACTATTTTGCTGTTCGTCGGGATATTGACGAAGATACTTATGAACCTGCAGACCGCTGGGTGATTTTTTTCAGCATCATTGTCACCCTGCTAGGAACTGGCGTGATTTATTTTGTGTTCACGGCTCCCCTCAGTCCTATGAGCAGTGTCGTCTTTGAGTGA
- a CDS encoding phosphatase PAP2 family protein has translation MLGSHPWQLLQSFSGFLKRILAARWRSLLMLLIGVYVPLQAFQLLAVEIGKNEGGLPWDAPIMMAIHATAQAQLDTFAATLTHFGVFWGVFPVATVISLVLLRLRRWRALSYLLITLLGSVAINRTAKLWLHRVRPSLWEYPPVSDYAFPSGHAMSSMTLVAALVILTWRTRWCGWILFSGSLFVVAIGWTRLYLGVHYPSDILAGWMVSVAWAIGVCLLIRPHLSRVTPANDEQATTQQQS, from the coding sequence ATGTTGGGTTCCCATCCTTGGCAATTGCTCCAATCATTTAGTGGTTTTCTCAAGCGGATTCTTGCAGCCCGTTGGCGTTCTTTGCTGATGCTCTTGATTGGCGTCTATGTCCCCTTGCAAGCATTCCAGCTCCTGGCAGTTGAGATTGGCAAGAATGAGGGAGGACTGCCCTGGGATGCGCCGATCATGATGGCTATCCATGCCACTGCTCAAGCACAGCTGGATACTTTTGCCGCTACACTGACGCATTTCGGGGTGTTTTGGGGGGTATTTCCAGTTGCTACTGTGATCTCGCTGGTTCTGCTGCGTCTCAGAAGATGGCGAGCCCTATCGTACTTGCTGATCACGCTCCTGGGGAGCGTTGCCATCAACCGTACCGCGAAGCTATGGCTACATCGCGTGCGGCCTAGTCTGTGGGAATACCCACCTGTATCCGATTATGCATTTCCCAGCGGTCATGCGATGTCCAGTATGACCCTGGTCGCAGCTTTAGTGATTTTGACCTGGAGAACGCGCTGGTGTGGGTGGATTCTGTTCAGTGGTAGCTTGTTCGTAGTCGCTATTGGCTGGACGCGCCTATACTTAGGTGTTCATTATCCCAGTGATATCCTGGCAGGCTGGATGGTTTCAGTGGCCTGGGCGATTGGAGTTTGCCTACTGATTAGACCACACCTAAGCAGAGTGACTCCTGCAAACGATGAGCAAGCAACCACTCAACAGCAATCATGA